The following coding sequences are from one Lycium ferocissimum isolate CSIRO_LF1 chromosome 3, AGI_CSIRO_Lferr_CH_V1, whole genome shotgun sequence window:
- the LOC132048963 gene encoding uncharacterized protein LOC132048963 has translation MATVRVFSITIVFAILFVQQCICTDSPAPAPESGADVASSPPESPAPSPLSNLTSPPAPPPSDLPSDSSPAPSPVNDGTAFNIFSYIPSVNFYSSHFAHFAFRVAIILLINDSIIVVLPLLHTATSKDSPSPAPAPNSEVASDISHESAEDSKESSSGGMTSGKKAGIAVGVIAAVCFVGLGALVYKKRQQNIQRTQFGYDARREIL, from the exons ATGGCGACAGTCCGAGTGTTTTCTATCACAATTGTCTTTGCTATTCTGTTTGTTCAACAATGTATCTGTACAGATTCGCCCGCACCAGCACCGGAATCCGGTGCTGATGTGGCTTCCTCTCCACCGGAGAGTCCTGCTCCGTCGCCTTTATCAAATCTAACTTCtcctccagctcctccaccgTCAGATCTCCCTTCGGATTCATCTCCGGCGCCATCACCGGTGAATGATGGTACTGCCTTCAATATCTTCTCTTATATTCCCTCAGTTAACTTTTACTCGTCACATTTCGCACATTTCGCTTTTCGAGT TGCTATTATTTTGCTaataaatgactctattatTGTGGTGTTACCTTTGCTTCATACTGCTACTTCAAAAGATTCACCGTCTCCAGCACCAGCTCCAAATTCTGAAGTTGCAAGTGATATAAGCCACGAGAGTGCTGAGGATTCGAAGGAATCGTCTAGTGGTGGAATGACCAGCGGGAAGAAGGCTGGAATAGCAGTTGGAGTTATCGCAGCCGTTTGTTTTGTTGGTCTTGGTGCATTGGTGTATAAGAAGAGGCAACAGAATATTCAACGAACACAGTTCGGGTATGATGCTAGGAGAGAAATTCTTTAG